The genomic DNA TCTGCAGTATAATTCAAGAGCAGGCGCCGGATGCCGATGTTGAATTTATTAAGATTGCTAATACTGCTGAGATATCTAATTTTACAGTTATATCAGCAATCTACGATGTTGTAGATAGAGTTAAAAGAGATAAAGAGTTAAGAGATGAAGGAGTTGTTTTAAACCTGAGCTTAGGCTCTTCTCATTATTCCCAGTCTTTAGCTGATGCGATTAAGGCTGCCCAAAATGCAGGCATAGTTGTTGTTGCAGCTGCTGGCAATGACGGGCAATACGCTACTAATTATCCCGCGGCATTACCCGGAGTAATCTCAGTTGGAGCGCTTGAGTATGACTATTATAGTAAGAAATATGTAACAGCTAAGTATTCTGGCTCTGGCAGAGTTTGGGCTCCAGCAAAGCATGCAGGCACGTCTTTCTCTTCTCCATTCGTTGCAGGTTCTATTGCTAATCTTATGGATAAGAATGATATCGGGGCTTATGAGGCTTCGAGGATAGTTTTAAATAATGCTCGAAATAATAATGGCGTAGTTAGCCCAAAAGAGGTTTCCGTGAGGAAGCCGTCTAATTATCAAGCTCCAAAACAGATTGTTCCTGATAGTGAGATTGTTTATAGATTGATTGCATTCATCCTATTTAGACATAGCAGGTTTCATTCTAATATCGTTAGAGCTATGCTTACAACACCTTCAAGCGGTATTGTAAGGCCCGATTTTAGGGCTGTTCTTATTCCAAGAAGAGGAGTGAGCGGTTCAAGTAGGTTCCCTATATATAAAGGAAGCGGAAGATTCTTTAGATGACCCCGTTATCTATTCTTTTATTAAATCCGGCATCTTTTTTAAATAGAGTGAATAATTCAAGAGTTTTTTATGTTTTTGATGCTGATGCGGTATTAGAGTTTGAGTTGGCTGAGCTGGATCTTAGCTTTGCAGGGGGATAAAACCTATGCTTGCAACTAAAGTTACAGTAAAAAACGGTTTTCAAGTAGTAGAAAAAACACAGCTATTTCTAATGTGTTGCTATTAAAAAGGATAGAGTTTATTTTTTTTTCAATATTTTAGGCATGAATCTTGAATATAAAGAGACGAGGTGAAAGAATGAAAGAGATAAAGTTGCAGACAATATTGAAAGTGCACTTAAAAGTAATAAAAGTTTCAGTGTGCAACTTTTTGTTAAAAAGTTATGAAAAACTTTTGGTAAGTTTGACAACTAAGTATTTATGTGCTATAAATACCATTGATGGAGAGAAAAGATATGAAAATTAAAATTTTGTTGAGTTTAGTTTTAATATTTGGATTGAGTATCTCTGGGTACTGTGCAGATCCTACCGCTCAACTTCATACAGAGACTATGTCTGATACTGGAATAGATGTTAGAGGTTCAGATATAATGATTAATCTAGGGGAAGATCTGCTTCCAGAATACGAGGTTTCTCTTATTGAAATGATAGTTATAAGAGAAAATGGGAATATAGTCAACGTTGAAGGTGTAGAGCATGGACTCAATGAAGATGGTAGTATTAAATATTCAAAGCCTCTAGACCTTGAAGGGATAAACTTAAATGG from Candidatus Kaelpia aquatica includes the following:
- a CDS encoding S8 family serine peptidase, whose protein sequence is MVKKVFIAASLLVLLSVYAFASTVFVIDSSYNNHGGKVCSIIQEQAPDADVEFIKIANTAEISNFTVISAIYDVVDRVKRDKELRDEGVVLNLSLGSSHYSQSLADAIKAAQNAGIVVVAAAGNDGQYATNYPAALPGVISVGALEYDYYSKKYVTAKYSGSGRVWAPAKHAGTSFSSPFVAGSIANLMDKNDIGAYEASRIVLNNARNNNGVVSPKEVSVRKPSNYQAPKQIVPDSEIVYRLIAFILFRHSRFHSNIVRAMLTTPSSGIVRPDFRAVLIPRRGVSGSSRFPIYKGSGRFFR